In one Solanum lycopersicum chromosome 11, SLM_r2.1 genomic region, the following are encoded:
- the LOC101261579 gene encoding calcium-dependent protein kinase 17-like, which yields MGNCCSRGQPNNDDDDHIMSKEKSNDNDQSKSCNNNNNTTPPKSPDPSSKPSKKSPIGPVLGRPMEDVKKTYSIGKELGRGQFGVTHLCTHKQNGEQFACKTIAKRKLVNKEDIEDVKREVQIMHHLTGQQNIVELKGAYEDKHSVHLVMELCAGGELFDRIITKGHYTERAAATLLRTIVQIVHTCHSMGVIHRDLKPENFLLLNKDEDSPLKATDFGLSVFYKQGDVFKDIVGSAYYIAPEVLKRRYGPEVDIWSVGVMLYILLSGVPPFWAETEHGIFNAILRGHIDFSSDPWPSISHGAKDIVRKMLTSDPKQRLTAIQVLNHPWIKEDGDAPDTPLDNAVLSRLKQFRAMNNFKKVALRVIAGCLSEEEIMGLKQMFKSMDADNSGAITLEELKQGLAKQGTKLSDYEIQQLMEAADADGNGTIDYEEFITATMHMNRMDKEEHLYTAFQYFDKDNSGYITIEELEQALREFGIDDGKDIQDIVAEVDSNNDGRINYDEFAAMMRKGSPETTANIKKRRESFVV from the exons ATGGGGAACTGTTGTTCAAGGGGCCAAcctaataatgatgatgatgatcatatTATGAGTAAAGAAAAATCCAATGATAATGATCAATCAAAAagttgtaataataataataatactacacCACCAAAATCTCCTGACCCTTCTTCAAAACCATCTAAAAAATCCCCTATAGGTCCAGTATTAGGAAGACCAATGGAAGATGTTAAAAAGACATATTCAATAGGTAAAGAATTAGGAAGGGGTCAATTTGGTGTAACACATTTATGTACACATAAACAAAATGGTGAACAATTTGCATGTAAAACAATAGCAAAAAGGAAATTGGTTAATAAAGAAGATATTGAAGATGTTAAAAGGGAAGTACAAATAATGCATCATTTAACAGGTCAACAAAATATTGTTGAACTTAAAGGTGCTTATGAGGACAAACATTCAGTACATTTGGTTATGGAATTATGTGCTGGTGGTGAACTTTTTGATAGGATTATTACTAAAGGACATTATACTGAAAGGGCTGCTGCTACTTTGCTTAGAACTATTGTTCAAATTGTACATACTTGTCATTCTATGGGTGTTATTCATAGAGATCTCAAGCCTgagaattttcttcttcttaataaagATGAGGATTCACCTCTCAAGGCTACCGATTTCGGTCTTTCCGTCTTTTATAAACAAG GAGATGTGTTTAAGGACATAGTGGGTAGTGCATATTACATTGCACCTGAAGTGTTGAAGAGAAGATATGGTCCAGAAGTTGATATATGGAGTGTTGGGGTTATGTTATATATTCTTCTTTCTGGTGTTCCTCCTTTTTGGGCAG aAACTGAACATGGAATATTCAATGCAATATTGCGTGGACATATTGATTTTTCAAGTGATCCATGGCCTTCAATTTCACATGGTGCCAAAGATATTGTTAGGAAAATGTTGACTTCAGATCCCAAACAGAGGTTAACAGCAATCCAAGTGTTAA ATCATCCATGGATCAAGGAGGATGGAGATGCACCAGATACACCACTTGACAATGCTGTTTTAAGTAGACTCAAACAATTTAGAGCCATGAACAATTTCAAGAAAGTTGCTCTCCGG GTTATTGCAGGATGTTTATCAGAGGAAGAAATAATGGGATTAAAGCAAATGTTCAAAAGTATGGATGCTGATAATAGTGGAGCAATAACACTTGAGGAGCTAAAACAAGGACTTGCCAAACAAGGAACTAAATTATCTGATTATGAAATTCAACAATTAATGGAAGCT gcTGATGCTGATGGAAATGGAACCATAGATTATGAAGAATTTATTACAGCAACAATGCACATGAACAGAATGGACAAAGAAGAACATCTTTACACAGCATTCCAATATTTTGACAAGGATAATAGTGG gTACATCACAATAGAAGAGTTAGAGCAAGCTTTAAGAGAATTTGGTATTGATGATGGAAAGGACATACAAGATATTGTTGCTGAAGTTGACtcaaataat